In the genome of Desulfofarcimen acetoxidans DSM 771, one region contains:
- a CDS encoding IS3 family transposase (programmed frameshift) — MRKTYTDTFKAQIVLELLKEEKTIAQIASESGVHPTQLKKWKTMAIDKLPTLFSDEHRAARAAKAAEEKKVNELYAEIGRLTTQLTWLKKKLALNLTKEERLALVEPDNKEISLTAQADLLGINRTRIYYKPAPPSAEEIAIRHRIDEIYTRHPYYGSRRITAQLCRENIPVNRKRVQHYMRDMGLAGICPGPNLSKRNTEHRVYPYLLRGVTANHPNHIWGIDITYIRLKEGWMYLVAILDWFSRFIISWELDQVLEIPFVLVAVKRALDKKMPLIWNSDQGSHFTSPQYTQLLQNAGVLISMDGKGRAIDNIFTERLWRSIKYEEVYLNDYMSPREARRGIRRYIDFYNNERPHQSLDYKTPFEIYY, encoded by the exons ATGAGAAAAACATACACAGACACCTTCAAAGCTCAAATTGTTCTTGAGCTTCTGAAGGAAGAAAAAACAATTGCTCAAATTGCTTCGGAGTCGGGAGTTCACCCAACTCAGCTTAAAAAATGGAAGACAATGGCAATAGACAAATTGCCAACCCTTTTTTCTGATGAGCACAGGGCAGCCAGAGCAGCAAAGGCAGCTGAGGAGAAGAAGGTTAACGAGCTATACGCCGAAATTGGTCGTTTAACCACGCAATTGACGTGGTTGAAAAAAAAA CTGGCATTAAATCTGACTAAAGAAGAGCGTCTGGCACTGGTAGAACCAGACAATAAAGAAATATCCTTGACTGCACAGGCTGACTTGCTGGGAATAAACCGGACAAGGATCTATTACAAGCCAGCACCTCCTTCCGCAGAAGAAATCGCCATTAGGCATCGCATTGACGAAATATATACACGGCATCCGTATTACGGTTCTCGACGTATTACAGCTCAATTATGCAGAGAGAACATACCCGTAAATCGAAAGAGGGTTCAGCATTATATGCGGGATATGGGATTAGCGGGTATTTGCCCAGGTCCCAACTTAAGTAAACGGAACACAGAGCACCGTGTTTATCCGTATCTATTACGGGGTGTAACAGCCAACCACCCCAACCACATATGGGGTATTGATATTACATATATTCGCCTTAAAGAGGGGTGGATGTACTTGGTAGCCATACTTGACTGGTTCTCCCGCTTCATTATAAGCTGGGAACTTGACCAGGTGTTGGAGATACCATTTGTTCTAGTAGCAGTTAAGCGGGCGTTGGATAAAAAAATGCCCCTAATTTGGAACAGCGATCAAGGTAGTCATTTTACGAGTCCGCAATACACACAACTTCTGCAAAACGCAGGTGTTCTGATCAGTATGGACGGAAAAGGCAGAGCTATAGATAATATCTTTACAGAGCGGCTCTGGCGTTCAATTAAATATGAAGAAGTCTACCTGAACGATTACATGAGCCCCAGAGAGGCACGACGGGGGATCAGACGGTATATAGATTTCTACAACAACGAAAGGCCTCATCAGTCGCTGGATTACAAGACACCGTTTGAAATATATTACTAA
- a CDS encoding sensor histidine kinase — protein sequence MQGIKKRLVGSYLLVIILTVFIMNTFLLVGIRQYYFDNVIDVLEKQAEVAGSFYARYLAYKDLPSEAGVLLDSFSSATAAQVQIISTEGMVLADSQGTPVAEKLSFADIQKALAGELGQWQGNLPVTGEPAMSVAYPLQSGARVVGAVRFVTSLTGIHGVIRNAALILVAVGLLVVFLATAVSVLLSATITGPVEKITRVAEEMAAGRFSARAVKKYDDEVGKLADTLNYMAEEIVRYEQLKNQFIASISHELRTPLTSIKGWAVTLRAGGLENVDEINDGLNIIERESDRLTLLLDELLDFSRLSAGKITLQQDTVHLQELLDSIVKQMNPRARRQGVHLVCETPQDLPSVKADPNRLKQVIINLLDNSLKFTPSGGTVSLSARSGEDHVQITVADTGSGIPHEALPKVKQKFYKETSSAGSGIGLSICDEIVKLHRGHMIIDSSPGQGTEVRLILPLQPNMYLE from the coding sequence TTGCAGGGCATTAAAAAAAGGTTGGTCGGCAGCTACTTGCTGGTAATTATACTTACAGTATTCATAATGAATACCTTCTTGCTGGTAGGGATCAGACAATATTATTTCGATAATGTGATAGATGTACTGGAAAAACAAGCAGAGGTGGCAGGCAGTTTTTATGCGCGTTATCTGGCCTATAAAGATTTGCCAAGCGAAGCCGGGGTCCTTTTGGATAGCTTTTCCTCAGCTACTGCGGCACAGGTGCAAATTATAAGTACCGAGGGGATGGTGCTGGCCGACTCTCAGGGAACACCGGTTGCAGAAAAATTGTCTTTTGCCGATATTCAAAAGGCCCTGGCGGGAGAATTGGGGCAATGGCAGGGCAACTTGCCTGTTACCGGCGAACCGGCCATGTCTGTAGCCTATCCCCTGCAATCCGGTGCTCGGGTGGTAGGAGCAGTTCGCTTTGTAACATCTCTTACCGGGATACACGGGGTTATCAGGAACGCAGCTTTAATACTGGTTGCTGTGGGGCTGTTGGTGGTGTTTTTGGCCACAGCGGTCAGTGTGTTATTGTCTGCAACCATCACCGGGCCGGTGGAGAAAATTACCCGGGTGGCTGAGGAAATGGCCGCAGGCCGGTTTAGTGCCCGGGCTGTCAAAAAATATGATGACGAAGTGGGTAAGCTGGCCGATACGTTAAATTATATGGCGGAAGAAATAGTCCGTTATGAGCAATTGAAAAACCAGTTTATTGCGTCCATTTCCCACGAACTGCGTACCCCGTTAACATCCATTAAAGGATGGGCGGTAACCCTCCGGGCCGGGGGATTGGAAAATGTGGATGAAATAAATGATGGGCTGAACATTATTGAAAGAGAGAGCGATCGGCTAACCCTGCTGCTTGATGAATTATTGGATTTTTCCAGACTATCTGCAGGAAAAATTACATTGCAGCAGGATACGGTTCATCTGCAGGAACTGCTGGACTCTATTGTAAAACAAATGAATCCCAGAGCCCGGCGGCAAGGAGTCCATCTAGTATGCGAGACCCCGCAGGATTTACCGTCGGTTAAAGCAGACCCCAACAGGTTAAAACAAGTTATTATTAATCTGCTGGATAATTCCCTCAAATTTACTCCTTCCGGAGGAACTGTCAGCCTTAGCGCCCGGTCCGGGGAAGATCATGTCCAAATAACTGTAGCAGATACCGGAAGTGGTATTCCCCATGAAGCTCTGCCTAAAGTAAAACAAAAATTTTACAAAGAAACATCATCAGCAGGCAGTGGAATTGGTTTGTCTATTTGTGATGAAATTGTTAAACTGCACCGGGGGCATATGATCATCGACAGTTCTCCCGGGCAGGGGACGGAAGTTCGGCTTATTCTCCCCTTACAACCTAATATGTACTTAGAATAA
- a CDS encoding type I restriction endonuclease subunit R, EcoR124 family, producing the protein MNDTKPYGNILDFRGQEKDVDEAIALFSGKDSSSRAKEIWLVDPAPVVVDKLDKAVSELEKFMESQGLECKPEQVSNLKGDAARGEFINKFKEVQRLKTQLDQYTDIKEEQVVKIEELLPEDTLCAFRGVYIETAQQLKAQQRKDFEEQNPAIEQLNFEFVLFSSAIIDYDYIMSLISKYTQPGVPKKEKMSREQLIGLLSSNSNMMDERDDIIAYINTLEAGK; encoded by the coding sequence TTGAATGACACAAAGCCATATGGTAATATTCTTGACTTTAGAGGGCAGGAAAAAGATGTTGATGAGGCAATTGCGCTGTTCTCCGGAAAAGATAGTAGCAGCAGAGCAAAAGAAATCTGGCTTGTTGATCCAGCCCCCGTTGTCGTAGATAAACTGGACAAAGCAGTTTCCGAGCTTGAAAAGTTTATGGAATCGCAAGGTCTGGAGTGTAAACCTGAGCAAGTAAGCAATCTTAAAGGAGATGCCGCACGAGGCGAATTTATCAATAAATTCAAAGAGGTTCAGCGCCTTAAAACACAGCTTGACCAATATACAGATATCAAAGAAGAGCAAGTGGTAAAGATTGAAGAGCTATTACCGGAGGATACTTTGTGTGCCTTCCGTGGTGTTTATATTGAAACTGCCCAACAATTAAAAGCGCAACAGCGCAAGGATTTTGAAGAGCAAAACCCTGCTATTGAACAGCTGAATTTCGAGTTTGTTCTGTTTTCCTCTGCCATAATTGATTACGACTATATCATGTCTTTGATTTCAAAATATACGCAACCTGGTGTGCCTAAAAAAGAAAAAATGAGCCGTGAACAGCTCATTGGTTTGCTTAGCTCAAATTCAAACATGATGGATGAGCGCGATGATATTATTGCGTATATTAATACGCTGGAAGCTGGAAAATAA
- a CDS encoding response regulator transcription factor, with amino-acid sequence MKGQERILVVEDEDSIRQFITINLERNSFQVMEAVSGKEALTRSKTFRPHLMVLDIMLPGMDGLEVCRRLRVESPGIAVIMLTARGQDIDKVMGLELGADDYVVKPFNPLELVARIRAVLRRMQTDRPDNSQIICQGLFRLDDRAQLICKNDQELDLTPREYCLMKIFLENSNRALSRDWLLNLAWGEDFVGDPKTVDVHIRRLREKIEDNPSKPVYIETVWGVGYRWREEGKVAGH; translated from the coding sequence GTGAAGGGGCAGGAAAGAATTCTTGTGGTGGAGGATGAAGACTCCATCCGCCAGTTTATTACCATTAACCTGGAGAGAAATTCATTTCAGGTTATGGAGGCCGTCAGCGGGAAAGAAGCCCTGACCAGGTCGAAGACATTTCGCCCTCACCTGATGGTGCTGGACATCATGCTGCCTGGTATGGACGGCCTTGAGGTTTGCCGCCGGCTGCGGGTCGAGTCTCCCGGCATAGCGGTGATTATGCTGACAGCCCGGGGGCAGGATATAGATAAAGTAATGGGGCTGGAATTGGGAGCGGACGATTATGTGGTGAAACCATTCAATCCCCTGGAACTGGTGGCCAGGATTCGGGCCGTTCTCAGGCGGATGCAAACAGATCGACCGGATAACAGTCAAATTATATGCCAAGGCCTCTTTCGTCTTGATGACAGGGCTCAGCTGATTTGCAAAAATGATCAGGAATTGGATCTGACTCCCCGAGAGTATTGCCTGATGAAGATTTTTCTGGAAAACAGCAACCGGGCCTTGAGCCGTGACTGGCTGTTGAATCTGGCCTGGGGAGAGGACTTCGTCGGTGATCCTAAGACTGTAGACGTACATATCAGGAGGTTGCGGGAAAAAATTGAGGACAACCCTTCCAAACCGGTTTATATTGAAACCGTTTGGGGAGTTGGTTATCGCTGGCGGGAGGAGGGCAAAGTTGCAGGGCATTAA
- a CDS encoding type I restriction endonuclease subunit R, EcoR124 family, which translates to MYLKFDLFVVRFPGSIIKGLDEKAIKEGYKAFKDEKSAKEMASLAEKHGLQPASLQTFVNEIIGRMIFDGEKLSDLLAPLNLAWRDRTKKELELMDDLIPLLKKLAGGRVIVGLNAYE; encoded by the coding sequence TTGTATCTTAAATTCGACCTTTTTGTTGTCCGATTTCCTGGGTCCATTATAAAAGGCCTGGACGAAAAGGCAATAAAAGAAGGCTATAAGGCATTCAAAGATGAAAAATCGGCAAAGGAAATGGCATCGCTAGCCGAAAAGCACGGTTTGCAGCCTGCATCGTTGCAAACCTTTGTAAATGAAATTATAGGACGCATGATTTTTGATGGCGAAAAACTGAGTGATTTATTGGCTCCGTTAAATCTTGCCTGGAGAGACCGGACAAAGAAAGAACTTGAGCTGATGGATGACTTGATCCCACTGCTGAAAAAGCTTGCAGGCGGGCGTGTGATTGTGGGGTTAAATGCATATGAATAA
- a CDS encoding FG-GAP-like repeat-containing protein, producing the protein MKWKILMSGLLLSGGLLISGCSILPSPGSLIMAPRVTGVQSQNIVVKSISEGDLKVDQPGDIKWSISASEANTAVQKFLPSEAKLETPKNPSGAKAIQQQDMDGDGKPELLATYRVGQSPGKLGAILLQEKEHKWQKVWELNYALAYALDHASFADITGDGRPELLLGWTVDARSLGGVGKHHGVDIFAWQGHDTSSKGEALDKFEHWQGILTRIDGIGYEKMEVLAPTDQEDTGQQAALALWSHLDSRGEKVYNSDSGEEHYYPDCAIYRWEKFGSGTVLSSADDLYPDYYKKLVAFYQENVKEMPEDPYYWLFLARAQLNANLPEDALKSITKGESVKSDDSWDLKNWLIMKGDALNKLGKYEEARSILTNAMERKNDNSYKYYLILGHSYAGLKETDKAKAAYEKSLELIKQSEKRYNYAGYSEQPMVQRALDKVINCHK; encoded by the coding sequence ATGAAATGGAAAATATTGATGTCAGGGTTACTACTATCAGGGGGCTTGTTAATAAGCGGCTGTTCCATACTGCCGTCACCGGGGAGTTTAATTATGGCACCCCGGGTGACTGGTGTGCAAAGCCAAAATATTGTGGTTAAATCCATCAGCGAAGGAGATCTGAAAGTAGACCAGCCCGGAGATATTAAATGGTCAATTAGTGCAAGTGAAGCGAATACCGCTGTACAAAAATTTCTGCCCTCAGAAGCAAAGTTGGAAACACCGAAAAATCCCAGCGGGGCAAAGGCCATCCAGCAACAGGATATGGATGGCGATGGTAAGCCGGAACTGTTGGCTACCTACCGTGTGGGACAAAGCCCGGGCAAATTGGGAGCAATTTTGTTGCAGGAAAAGGAACACAAATGGCAAAAAGTTTGGGAGTTAAACTATGCGTTAGCATATGCCCTGGACCATGCCAGCTTTGCCGATATCACCGGGGACGGCCGGCCGGAACTGCTGCTGGGTTGGACAGTGGACGCAAGGAGCCTGGGCGGGGTGGGTAAGCATCACGGTGTGGACATCTTCGCCTGGCAGGGTCACGATACCAGCAGCAAGGGCGAGGCCCTAGACAAGTTTGAGCATTGGCAGGGTATCCTAACCCGTATCGACGGCATTGGTTACGAGAAAATGGAAGTCCTCGCTCCAACTGACCAAGAGGATACTGGCCAACAGGCAGCCCTGGCCCTGTGGTCCCATCTTGATTCCCGCGGAGAAAAAGTCTATAATTCTGATTCCGGGGAAGAACACTATTATCCGGATTGTGCAATATACCGTTGGGAGAAGTTTGGATCAGGCACTGTGTTGTCATCTGCCGACGACCTTTACCCCGACTATTATAAGAAACTCGTTGCTTTCTACCAAGAGAACGTCAAAGAAATGCCCGAAGATCCATATTACTGGCTTTTCCTGGCCCGTGCACAGTTAAATGCCAATCTACCCGAAGATGCCCTGAAATCTATCACTAAAGGCGAATCTGTAAAATCCGATGATTCCTGGGACTTAAAAAACTGGCTTATAATGAAGGGAGATGCCCTGAACAAATTGGGTAAATATGAAGAAGCCAGATCAATCTTAACCAATGCGATGGAGCGGAAAAATGATAACTCATACAAGTACTACCTTATTTTAGGGCACAGCTATGCGGGCTTAAAGGAAACTGACAAGGCTAAGGCTGCCTATGAAAAATCACTGGAGCTTATAAAGCAGTCCGAAAAACGGTACAACTACGCCGGCTATTCAGAGCAGCCTATGGTGCAGCGCGCTTTAGATAAAGTTATAAATTGTCACAAATAA